ACGAGTTTTCGCGTTTGGCGCGTAAATATGATTGCAGGCGATCGCGTACGCTGGACTGGCAGGTTTGCCGCCGCAATATGGTCTTTACAGCGCGTTCGCTGGCAGTTTCGTTTACATAATTTTTGGTACCTGTCGAGAAGTCAATATTGGTCCAACCGCGTTGATCTCGTTGCTGACGTACACGTACGCGAGGTAAGGCCCTATACACGTCCTCGTTCATGCTCAAGTTCGCAGAACTTGCACCCGTCAATAGACGACCCGGTAATTGAATTTGCGATGCAGAAAGACGAGCAATTGCCGCTGTTCCTTATATGATTTAATAGCGGTTGAAAGAGTGTTCGAAAAGGGTGAACAGTTCTCAAGTATTCTATGCACAGACTCGTACACGTTGATTCTCTTCGAATTGTATTAATCCATCAGGATTCGCACCGTGAGACTTTCTCTTCATTTCAATTTCATTTCATTCAAATAATTATGTATAAATTGAAAATGATACAAGGGATGCTTTCATATGGCAATTCTTGCATTATGATAAAAGCGCGAGTACTTGGCTCAGATTAGTCAACCTAAGAAATTATCCATCCTAATCATTTTACAATCTCCTCTATTGTATGAACGATTAGCGTTCGAGGGTGTTCCTTTCAGTAGATTTTATCGTATTCTTAAACttatttttcttcaatctaaaTTCTACAAGTTCCAACGTTGCACGGTTGTTCATTCATTTCGCTGGTGTTCCAGAGGTATTCCCGAATACGCTATACTCCTGTGCTTCTTGTCAGGATGCGTTACAGTCATCTTTGGAATCCTCCGATTGGGATTCCTGGTCGACTTCGTTTCCGTGCCAGTCGTTACTGGGTTCACGTCAGCAGCTAGTCTCATTATCGCCTGTAGCCAAATCAAGGGTTTGCTGGGTTTGCAAACGCACGGGGAGAGTTTCATCGAGATTTGGAGGGAGCTAGTCAACAACATCAACCAGACCAGGATCCCTGACCTGATCTTGTCTTGCTGCTGCATTCTAATTCTGTTGACCCTGAAGGTAATTCACCACGGATTTTATCGCAAGCAAAACTAGTTCTTACACGCTgtgaatacatatatatatgtaaaagAAATAGAATAGAGAACTAACGGGAAAAGTTAGCTGGCGATATACGTCTAGTTTAATGTTTTCTTCTCGTTCCAGAAACTGAAAGACGTCAAGGTCTCGAGTCAAATTTTAGCAAAATCGTTCTGGTTCCTGGCGACTAGCAGAAATGCTCTTCTAGTGGTTTTATGCGCGGTGGCGTCGTACATATATGAGAATCAAGGCGGGATACCTTTTCTTCTTACAGGTCACATCGAAGCGGGACTGCCCAAACTCGCACCGCCGCCATTTTCAATAAACACTGGCAATCACACCGAAACTTTTCTAGACATGTGTAAGAATCTAGGGACCGGTATCGTGGTCGTTCCATTGATCTCCATCATCGGCAACGTAGCCATCGCCAAGGCGTTCTGTAAGTTTCCTTACAGGATCTACTCTTTGCCCTCGACGTTTGTCTCTCGAACGCTAATTAATTGTTTGTCGAAAGCACGAGGGAAGTCACTCGATGCTACTCAGGAAATGTTAACGCTGGGTTTGTGCAACATCGTTGGTTCCTTTTTCCATTCCATACCAGTCACTGGTTCCTTTTCGAGGAGCGCCGTGAACAACGCGTCCGGCGTGAGGACACCCTTGGGTGGTATCTACACAGGTAATATCATCGATCAGTTACCACGATCGCGAAGAAAACGTGATCCGGCTTAAAAAGACCGACAAGATGCAAATTGAATCTCTGTCGCAGGTATACTTGTCATTCTCGCACTGAGCCTGCTAACACCGTACTTCTATTACATCCCAAGAGCGACCCTGAGTTCTGTGATAATTTGCGCGGTAATATTTATGGTCGAGGTGAAAATTATACTGCCGATTTGGAGATGCAGCAGTGAGTAGAATATAAACAATCGTCACGAAAGGATTAACCTGATAAAAAAGAAACCGCAATTGAATTTTTATGTAACCTAGTCAGCTTATCCAGGACATTTTAAAAGCGTGTATTTCACGTCTTTTCTTCGTCTGCACGTGTTCAACTTTTAAATGCACAGAGTTGTCACTTGATAATTTGCCGCGCAGGATGCGAAAACATTTCGAACGAAAGTTAATCGAGCATTCAATTTTAACAAATATTTGGTCGGATTAAAAATTGAGGTCACAATTATTTTCAGGCGACACTACTGAACATTTTTTCTGTAATTTCTCAAGAAAATCATTTAAATCTTAATATTTCTCATTAACTAGTAAATTAGATATGAAAATGTCCAATGATGCCTTCTCTATATATGACTGAATATGAACAAGACACATCCATGTCATAGATTCAATCTTTTGCTCGTAGTATGTTTAGTTGCTTCCTGCAAAAcaaatttatttcattttaaatataaTTGGCTGCTTCCTATAGCGATATTAGACGAGTACATAATAATGTAGTATATTGTTTTAACATCCATAAGATATCTCTGCTTCGTGGAAAATCCGTGCGAAGAATGTTAGTTAAATGTACTAGCTAAATTTCAGATAATTTAATTCAGAAACATGGTTCCAGAACGAGATCTGATTCCAACTCTTACAACCTTCTTCGCATGTTTGTTCGCTGGTGTTGAGTTAGGAATTTTAATAGGAGTGGCGATTGATCTGGCAATATTAATTTATTTCAACGCCAGGCCGACAATATATATCGAATACAGAAATGTAAGTACATAACAATGATTGACGAAGACTGATAGAGagtgctattttttttttctttttttctttttcctgttTTAAAAATATCCCTTTATATCACCGCAGACTCCTACGTTAAGTTACATCCTCGTGCGTCCCAGCGCAGGATTGCTTTTCCCAGCGGTGGACTATCTGAGGATATACCTTCTAGAGAACTTAGAGAATGATCCGTCTAAATTACTGAAAACGTTCAAGAACTCGAAAATCGTCGTTCTAGACTGCAAGCACATCGATAAAATTGATTTCACTGCGGTGCAAGTACGAATAATAAATCTTAAATAGAAGACTTCGAATTTGACCTGGATTTTACTTCTTCGAGTCTtatctcgtttctttttttttttcgtattttttatttttctcatTTACTGCAAAAAGATATTATTATGTAGTTAGAAGGATTAGTACAGTGGTGGTTTAGCACTATCGAGGTAACGAAGAAAAAATATAACTCGATTGCTCAACAATCGCTCGAAGATGTAAGATCTAGGGCGGATTTGAACACATTTCCGTTCGAACTCTTCGATCTTTAACATTTACAGGGATTGAACATGGTGATGAGAGATTTCAAAGAAAAGGATCATTGCTTGATAATGCTACGACCTTCTAAAGAAATCTTGCGCAGTTTACAATCGCTATCCGAGGAAAAGATTGAAGTAGTCAATAACGACGCCGAACTCGTGGCTACTCTGAAGGAATTAAATACGAGCAGAACAGCTGAAGAAACTGGTGCAGAAGTAACAGACCTTACGCATGGGAAAGCTGCTAGTGCTATAAGGGTTGAACTTACGTGTACGAAACTCTGAAAGAAAACGAAAAATTTAGAGAATAGAAATTAGCAAAAGATATCGATACAATTGGATGTTAGAAAAAATATTTAGAGGAATTCCTACAGATTTCTTTactcttttttgtttttttttcatttcttttttttaatatatatatacatatatatacacacatatatatatatatacatatatattagaaaTTGAGTTTTGTAAGACTATCAACGGTATCGTATAAAATAGTAATGAACATTAACGCATGTTtacgatgtatatatgaatTGTATGAATAATTCGTAcagttttgtaactttttataaAGATATACGGATCGACCAGcaatatgatatattatatatgtatatatatattgttcATAAGAAATTACTTGCTTTTTCTTCTATTTCAAAAAGTCTCTACCGACACGTGCATTTCGTAATACAGATGAAAGAATAATACTGTGATTATAAATGCATATCAGAATATGTCGAAAGATtttatattagtatatatatatataacatctACCAAATATGGCAAATTTACGTTTTATTTTGTAAAAACTTGTAAGTCCtcgaaaaataaactatatgaTATTTCTTAACAATATAAGtaatatttaaacaaaaataAATTGTTACGCTCGAATATATAccttatataaaattctttgtctcCAAATCATACAAAACGAACTAAAGAAGTAAAGGAAATCATGTACTAGCCTTGAGTGaagaaaattaaattatttaacatTGTCACCAATCAGAGGTATTATAACAGAGGTATTTTAACGTTTTACGTGTACGAATCACGAAATTGAATTTAACTGGAAAAGAAACGAACAACTCATTTTAACGCGAACTAAATGCTAAATTGTCGTAATACTTTCGATGATaggaacttaaaaaaaaaaaaaaagaaaaagtatttcTCTCGCGAATTTGCAATTGCCATCCCACGTTTAATTACACGACGCGAAATATCTCGAAACAAGCCAGTTGATTATTGTTTGAAAAGTACATAGAATCCAAGTAACGAGTAACATCAATTATGCCTATTAATAATGTGGATATAAATATCTGAAAGAAATCTAGAAAATAGATTTGCTACTTTCACACAGTTACAATAGGGAACGAAACGAACTATCGTGTAATATTTTCGACAAATGGCAGTAtcatataaatttcttttaaagcTTTACAACTCTGAAAACTATCCTCTAATAATGCAAGACATCTAGCACGATGTATgtacgcgatattgtatctagattaatttttaaaaaattctgaCTTTTACgttatacatacatgtacatatatatatatataaagataACGATGATAAAAACAGATGAAAATTCGTAAGATAAATGTGCaaccattttttttcttttttttttgtaccaGTTAACTGCAGTCATCTATCGAAAAACAAGAAATATATCTAAACGTGTATGGGCACTGCTGTTCGCTGTTTCCCCAAGTTTACTGATCCATCGTTTTGCGTAAACCGCGCCTTACGTTTACCCTAGATGAAAGCTCTTTCGATGGCGCGTAATAAGCTGCGTTCCTTTGATACTGAGGAGCATAGTGTTGCGTGTTAATATTAGAGTGCACGTAAGGTACAGATTTCATATCTGGTCGTACTGATGGATTCTGAATGTTATCAGTCTTTCGCGGATAATTAACCCCGTAGTACATGCATTCCTTTGGTGATATTATAGGCGGTACGCATTCAGTATCACTTTTCGATACATCATCCTTCCTATTGTTGGGGTCCGAATTGCTAtggaaaatgggacactccgCTGTTCGTGGATAACTGGCAGTAGGTTGAGCGCGTGGCGTGTACTTCTGGTTCATTTGCACGTGCATGTTCGAGGGGCCAACTCTTGCGATAGAATCCATCGTGACTGCATACGAAAACGGTATCATGACTTGAGTAGTATCTTGGGAACAGTTTTGATACTCATTTGGCACTGGAGCCCGATACTGATTAGCTCGCATGTGTGCGTCCATATTGTTATCCTTCATTCTGCCGATGTTCGGCTTGCAGTTCTGCATATTCCCTATGTAATTGTCAAGTTTTACAGGAACAGAGAAGTTTGAGGTATTTTCCAAAGGTTGCATCTGCTGGAAATGTTTGTACGGGTTGTTCTGCAGAGACGTCGGCACAGGACAGTTGACAGTGTCCGGCAGAGGATTGTTCGCTGGTAGTACATGATTAGGATAGGTGTTACAATCTGTGTGCGCTGAATTTTGAAATAATGGCGGTGGATACTGTAATAATGGATTCCAGTTTTGCATGCACAACGGTGGAACGAAGAAAAATGGATGCTGCAGATAACCGGTTTGTTGCACGTTGTTGTAATCCATGTTGCACACGTGCCTAAAGTTTTGCACTGGTACGTTCAAAGGATGCGCGGGATTTATCATGTTTCCAAAAAGAACCATATTTGGAACTGACATGTTCCATTGATTCTGTTGTGTAGCTATAGGATGATTGTGAAAACCTGGCGGTGGTAGAACTGACGTTTGAGTATTATGCATCAAAATATTATTAGAAGCGTCACTTTGTACAACGTTCTGGTTGTCTACGGTGTAAGAAGAGGTACTTGGAATTAATACATTTTCAGTGATAATCGTACTGTCAGCGGTTTTCCTTGGTATAGTTTGTGCATTATTATACTGATTTAAATAGATGTTGGACATATTTTGATAGGCATTTCCCATGGGTATAGCTGAATTGCAATTGTTATGCGATAAGCCAGCTTGTGGAGACAATACGTGCGATGTTTGTTCTGATTTTTGATGTACCATGTCCATTAGATGTAAATCTCGTTCGTTATTTTGAACGGTGATAGCCGTATTACTATATTGAGCATTATTATTATCGAAATAATTCTTATTTTGTACGTTTTGATGATTTTCCATTTGTTGAGCATTACTTGCGTTCGATGCAATTTGTAAATCGGAATAAAACGAACTTGCTGACAGCTTGTTTTGATGCGCGAAATTATCAGAGTACGGTGTTATAGAATGATGTGCCACATTGAACTCTTGAACGTTGTCCGAAAATTTGACCGATTTAGTTTCTGAATTACTAGCACTCATTTTattattgctattattattattattactaataTCTTCTTGCTCAGTCTTTACAAATTGTACTTCCGTTTCGTTACAAGAAGCTTGCAGAACCTGTGATTCTTGTGGTGTATGAGTAGATGTATTTATACTTGTGAAATCTTTGGTACTACTCGGAAAAGGTTTTAATGACTTTACAGACTGTACATTATTTACAGTAATCGATTCTAATGTATCAGTCTTGTTTGTATTACTAGCACCATTACTCGTCTTAGGTGGATATACAGTTACTTTTGAGCCTTCAGATTCAGAACGCACTTTTGAATCTACTGGACTATGACTTACTCTATAATCTTTTGTTAAGTTATTATCAGTAACATTCTTTTTGTGGTCGTCCGTTTTGGCTTTTCCGTTTGAATCTCTAAAGAACGTCTGAAGAATACCTGAAGATCTCCTATAAATATTAGAATCTTTCCTAAATTTCTGCGTATACGCTTGATCATCTTTAAAATTTCTTTCAGTGCTGTTCCTTGCATTAGATACATTATGATAATTTCGTTTACACGGGACAGAGCTTGATTTTGTCGAATTTTTTTCACTTATACTGTAACCAGGAACATTTGAATTCTTTATATTTTTTCCTGAAGTATTCTGGTTGGATTGTGTATCGCTAATTTGCTTAGTTATTACAGATTGTTGACTTTCATATTTCCTCTTTGATACGTTTTCAGTTGAGTTAGacatactattattattattattaatattattattattgttattaagaCCAGATGAATTATGAGTGAAACCATCTTCCTCTGACTTGATGGCATTTTTTGAATACCGCTGTTGTGATTTTATTAGTGGTTTATTTCTATTGTATTGAACATTATGAGATTGAGTACGCATTGCTTGAAACTTATGACACTTTCTTATATCGTCTACTATTTCATTACTTTTTCTGTCTGTTTCACTCTTAATCGGTTTCAATTTTGTTGTAACAGATTTAGTTTTTTCCTCTAATCCTTCTGTAGATGATCTACTCTTATTGCCgctatcatgaaatgtagaaaactgttgcttaaAAAACTGTTGCTCCTTCGTTCGTGTCCCCTTACCCATAGTTACATTTTTATTAGATGCATTGTCTTTATCATAAATATCAATAAACATTCTAGAAGTCATTCCTACTATCTGTTTTGAATCAGTTGTTCTGAACAGTCTGAATCTGTTAGAAGTTGAAGTTACAGTATCTTCATTACTTAAATTCACTAAAACATCGTTAGATTTAGAGTCCTGTTTTAAAGGAGTGCAAGACTCTTTTAAAGAGCTCCCTGTAAGCAGAAAAACATTTTTCATATACACGTACCACAGGGGACTATTTTCAGTATTAGAATCaagtcccaaacataacccttACCTCCCGATTTCTTAATTTTCTGATCGCTTGCTTTTTTAGTACTAAGTTTAGCGGTTGTCTTTTGTACACATTTTTTTGTTTCCACTGGCGATTGACTTTTAGATTTtgcattattattattgttgtcgTGACATTGCTTTGAACTTACTTGATTGTTTATATCGTTATCTGACTTTGACAGGTCAGACATATTatgatgaatattattcctggtCATGCGAAACAATTATagtacataaatatatattgtTATAAGATAGCTGCACAAGCACGTGAATTACCATGTTACATACCATTCGTTATCGGCTTCATTATGTAATTCTTCAGATGTATCCTTTTCATTTTCGTCGAGCCTAAATTGTTTCAATTGAACTGTAACAATATTCTCCGCCAGAGACATACTGATCATCTCTTGGTCGTCCAACTTTTGCACAACTACAGGTGTAGGACTTGAATACAATGTATCGGTTGCATCCACATCGTCATTCCAAACTGTCTCCATACTTTTTTCAGGTAAATCAACAGTGTTTAAAGACGTTTGATGCGTATCTTTATTTACGATATTATCATCCTCATATATGTTTTTGTTTAAAACTGAATCAATTGTATCTAATGCAGGACTATTCGAAACATTGTCAGTTGAATCAATTTCTTGTTTCTCATTTGTCCCTTCGTTTATTTTACTTTCTAACGTATCATCTGTCACTTCTTTCTTATCTGGTAACGTTTTTGTGCTGCAATATAAAAGTGAGCGCAAAGTATTAGGCGCACATCTCGCACAT
This sequence is a window from Xylocopa sonorina isolate GNS202 chromosome 6, iyXylSono1_principal, whole genome shotgun sequence. Protein-coding genes within it:
- the LOC143424186 gene encoding sodium-independent sulfate anion transporter, producing the protein MTVFNLKKLLKSRVPVLKWLPLYRMSDALGDLVAGLTVGLTLIPQAIAYAGLAGLPPQYGLYSAFAGSFVYIIFGTCREVNIGPTALISLLTYTYARGIPEYAILLCFLSGCVTVIFGILRLGFLVDFVSVPVVTGFTSAASLIIACSQIKGLLGLQTHGESFIEIWRELVNNINQTRIPDLILSCCCILILLTLKKLKDVKVSSQILAKSFWFLATSRNALLVVLCAVASYIYENQGGIPFLLTGHIEAGLPKLAPPPFSINTGNHTETFLDMCKNLGTGIVVVPLISIIGNVAIAKAFSRGKSLDATQEMLTLGLCNIVGSFFHSIPVTGSFSRSAVNNASGVRTPLGGIYTGILVILALSLLTPYFYYIPRATLSSVIICAVIFMVEVKIILPIWRCSKRDLIPTLTTFFACLFAGVELGILIGVAIDLAILIYFNARPTIYIEYRNTPTLSYILVRPSAGLLFPAVDYLRIYLLENLENDPSKLLKTFKNSKIVVLDCKHIDKIDFTAVQGLNMVMRDFKEKDHCLIMLRPSKEILRSLQSLSEEKIEVVNNDAELVATLKELNTSRTAEETGAEVTDLTHGKAASAIRVELTCTKL
- the LOC143424185 gene encoding uncharacterized protein LOC143424185, which translates into the protein MDTTDTKLKRTSDVEQMALIGKMHNLQWLKSNSQLPSHTKTLPDKKEVTDDTLESKINEGTNEKQEIDSTDNVSNSPALDTIDSVLNKNIYEDDNIVNKDTHQTSLNTVDLPEKSMETVWNDDVDATDTLYSSPTPVVVQKLDDQEMISMSLAENIVTVQLKQFRLDENEKDTSEELHNEADNEWNNIHHNMSDLSKSDNDINNQVSSKQCHDNNNNNAKSKSQSPVETKKCVQKTTAKLSTKKASDQKIKKSGGSSLKESCTPLKQDSKSNDVLVNLSNEDTVTSTSNRFRLFRTTDSKQIVGMTSRMFIDIYDKDNASNKNVTMGKGTRTKEQQFFKQQFSTFHDSGNKSRSSTEGLEEKTKSVTTKLKPIKSETDRKSNEIVDDIRKCHKFQAMRTQSHNVQYNRNKPLIKSQQRYSKNAIKSEEDGFTHNSSGLNNNNNNINNNNNSMSNSTENVSKRKYESQQSVITKQISDTQSNQNTSGKNIKNSNVPGYSISEKNSTKSSSVPCKRNYHNVSNARNSTERNFKDDQAYTQKFRKDSNIYRRSSGILQTFFRDSNGKAKTDDHKKNVTDNNLTKDYRVSHSPVDSKVRSESEGSKVTVYPPKTSNGASNTNKTDTLESITVNNVQSVKSLKPFPSSTKDFTSINTSTHTPQESQVLQASCNETEVQFVKTEQEDISNNNNNSNNKMSASNSETKSVKFSDNVQEFNVAHHSITPYSDNFAHQNKLSASSFYSDLQIASNASNAQQMENHQNVQNKNYFDNNNAQYSNTAITVQNNERDLHLMDMVHQKSEQTSHVLSPQAGLSHNNCNSAIPMGNAYQNMSNIYLNQYNNAQTIPRKTADSTIITENVLIPSTSSYTVDNQNVVQSDASNNILMHNTQTSVLPPPGFHNHPIATQQNQWNMSVPNMVLFGNMINPAHPLNVPVQNFRHVCNMDYNNVQQTGYLQHPFFFVPPLCMQNWNPLLQYPPPLFQNSAHTDCNTYPNHVLPANNPLPDTVNCPVPTSLQNNPYKHFQQMQPLENTSNFSVPVKLDNYIGNMQNCKPNIGRMKDNNMDAHMRANQYRAPVPNEYQNCSQDTTQVMIPFSYAVTMDSIARVGPSNMHVQMNQKYTPRAQPTASYPRTAECPIFHSNSDPNNRKDDVSKSDTECVPPIISPKECMYYGVNYPRKTDNIQNPSVRPDMKSVPYVHSNINTQHYAPQYQRNAAYYAPSKELSSRVNVRRGLRKTMDQ